Part of the Leucoraja erinacea ecotype New England unplaced genomic scaffold, Leri_hhj_1 Leri_253S, whole genome shotgun sequence genome is shown below.
ctgcatgcctacttttaatgactggtgtaccatgacacccaggtctcgttgcatctccccctttcctaatcggccaccattcagataataatctattttcctgtttttgccaccaaagtggataacctcacgtttatacacattatactgcatctgccatgcatttgcccactcacccagcctatccaagtcaccttgcagcctcctagcatcctcctcacagctaacactgccccccagcttcatgtcatccgcaaacttggagatgttgcattcaattccctcgtccaaatcattaatatatatcgtaaatagctggggtcccagaactgagccttgcggtaccccactagtcactgcctgccattgtgaaaaggacccgttcactcctactctttgcttcctgtctgccaaccagttctctatccacatcaatactgtcccccaataccgtgtgctttaaatttgtatactaatctcttaggtacacaaaattgctggagaaactcagcgggtgcagcagcatctatggagcgaaggaaataggcgacgttttgggccgaaacccttcttcagactgatggggggtgggggaagggggggagaaggaaggaaaaggggaggaggaggagcccgagggcgggcggatgggagggtgggaggagacagctagagggttaaggaaggggaggagacagctagggctagcaaaattgggagaattcaatgttaatgccatccggacgcagggtccccaggcggaatatgaggtgctgttcctccaatttccgctgttgctcagtctggcaatggaggagacccaggacagagaggtcggattgggaatgggagggggagttgaagtgctgagccaccgggaggtcaggttggttattgcggactgagcggagctgttcggcgaaacgatcgcccaacctacgcttagtatCCCCGAtgtgctaatctcttatgtgggacattgtcgaatgccttctgaaagtccagatacaacacatccactggttctcccttattcactctactagttacatcctcgaaaaattctataagattcgtcagacatgatttacctttcataaatccatgctgactttgtccaatgatttaaccactttccaaatgtgctgctatcccatctttaataactgattctagcagtttccccactaccgatgttagacgaactggtctgtaattccctgttttctctctccctccctttttaaaaagtggggttatattagctaccctccaatcctcaggaactactccagaatctagagttttgaaaaattatcactaatgcatccactatttctggggctacttccttaagtactctgggatggagcctatctggccttggggatttatcggcctttaatccattcaatttacctaacaccacttcccagctaacctggatttcactcagttcccccatctcatttgacccccggtcccctgctatttccggcagattatttatgtcttccttagtgaagacagaaccaaagtaattattcaattagtctgccatgtccttgttcctcatgatcaattcacccgtttctgactgcaagggacctacatttgttttaactaatctttttctcttcacatatctataaaagcttttgcagtcagtttttatgttccctgccagttatttttcataatctattttccctttcctaattaagccctttgtcctcctctgctggtctctgaatttctcccagtcctctggtaggctgctttttctggctaatttgtacgcttcatcttttgttttgatactatccctgatttcccttgttatccacggatgcactaccttccctgatttatttttttgccaaactgggatgaacaattgttgtagttcatccatgcagcctttacattccttccattgcatatccactgtcaacccattaagaatccatcgccagtctatcttggccaattcacgtctcataccctcaaagttacctttcttaagttcaggtcccgccatcccgggaattacgctgcactccctcaatagcaagaatgtcattcctcaaattaggtggatGTCGTCATCGAATTGACACTTGTCAACTGTCAGAGGCCGGAACCCTGtcagtgaatgttgacctggctgTTGACAGTGGGCAGTTGTACAGCTGGTGCTCTTCCCATAAACAAGAGCTCACAACCCCGTTTTTCCCTCGACCAGATGCCCGTGCGGTTTAAATGTTGTTTTGACAATAAAACTATTTTACACTTCCTGTTTGGTCttgctacattggtgaccccaacGGTCGGAATGTATTCGGATGCGCCGTTATGGACACAGTCAATAACCTCGACGCCAACCCGACCCAGGTAAACACAGTCTCACTAAAGCTGCCCGTTTTCTGGGCATCACAGCCTCAAGTATGGTTCCAGCTCATCGAGGCACAGTTTCAGTTtcgactccatataaccatataagaattacagcacagaaacaggccacctcggcccttctagtccgtgccgaaaacttattctcccctagtcccatctacctgcattcagaccataaccctccattccgtccatatacctatccaatttattttaaaatgataacatcgaacctgcgtccaccacttccactggaagctcattccacacagctaccactctctgtgtaaagaagttccccctcatgttacccctaaacttttgtcctttaattctcaagtcatgtcctcttgtttgaatcttccctactctcaatgggaaaagcttatccacatcaactctgtgtatccctctcatcattttaaagacctctatcaagtccccccttaaccttctgcgctccaaagaataaagacctaacttgttcaatctttctctgtaacttagttgctgaaacccaggcaacagtctagtaaatctcctctgtactctctctattttgttgacatccttcctataattaggtgaccaaaattgtacaccatactccagaattggcctcaccaatgccttgtacaattttaacattatatcccaacttctatactcaatgctctgatttataaaggccagcacaccaaaagctttctttatcaccatatctacatgagattccaccttcagggaactgtgcacagttattcacagctccctctgttcaactgcattcctcaactcactaccatttaccatgtatgacTCATTACCACCAGATATTTCAACGTGGTCGGCGTCTACCTGCAGGGAGTGGGTTCGTAGAATATCGGCACCTAACAACAGTTGGGAGACATCGGCAATGGTGAACGGCCACGTGAAACACCGTCTTGGCGTAATTCAGAACATCACAGACACGCATGCACGCAGAAAAATGagcgttttagtaatatactagaaagTGGGGTTTTGAAATGGGAGAAATATCTGGCGGTAATGAGCCAAATCTGAAACTGTGCCACGATGTGCTGGAACCATACTTGAGGTTGTGACACCCATAAAACGGGCAGCTTTCGTGAGACTGCGTTTTGCTGGGATGGGGTTTTGAAAAGTTTTAAatgtctactagaccaagtgcagacctcccccaacgcagccgttccctacatgtagcccccacgggagacgtggtcctccaactgaagTTGTtaccgaacataagattccagcactcagcagtgcggctttttttaaatgtcgtctttgaggcgagaggcgggcgccagcagccgttaaggttgctggccagcaggaggcgacaaaatgagtgagttggggggggggagaaggattttattaaaaatgtgtacataaacacgatggAATTTAATGaagagtggatacttggaatgaaaagtgaaatctgtaccgaaatggaaaagatcttggcgtttctgggtctggtgttggcgtagcaacgaatcaaaggctggcatccacaagtcaggcagaaacacacacacacacacacacacacacacagccagccagccacagagttttaatattatactagaccaagtgcagacccattgggtctgctcctccAACACAGCCGTTCCTAGcccgtagcccccacaggagatgtggtcctccaactcaagtgactgaggaatcagcagtgcggctgtttttaaattacgtctttgaggcgagatgcgggtgccagcagctgttatggtcgctggccagcaggaggcgacaaaatgagtgagtggccaggcagaaacacacacagccagccgacagccagccagcagccacaaagttttaatattatatagatagatagcttgtaaaatataacatcaatctgaacggaacttgacacaggacaatggtgagtaagggggTATTTTAGCGCTACAGTGTACCGTTTTAGCGGAAAAGCTGGCAAACAAACAAGCACGCTCACTCACAGACAAGAtgagatttacaatttttaccaagccgattaacctacaaacctgggcgtatttggagtgtggcaggaaaccgctgCACCTGGAGAAACCGCACGCagtcacatgcaaactccatacagacgtcacccatggtcaagatggaacctgggtctctaccgctgcgccaccgtgccgcagaaTTATACAGTGTAGTAATAATATCTTGTCAGGCACTTTATACAATTGCCTTGAAGAATTTGATAGAGgctttgacagattcttcattagtacaagtgtcaggggttatgaggaaatggggttgagagggaaagatagatcagccatgattgaaggatggagtagtcttgatgggccgaatggcttgatcCTGCTCCTGGAAATGATGAAAGAAAGAATTACGCTCAactttttaattgaaaatcaGTACTTTAGTGAGATGCGGCAACAGATGAACAGAGTAATGGTACAAACTACAAGTTATgtgattactattattattatacagATTATTAAAATATTGCAAATATCAAGCATTGTGGATGAGGGTTACTGATTTTGAAATGAAAAGAATTTGCACATCTGTTAGATTAAGTAGCTCATCTCTTGGAAATCAAGTGTTATGACTCATTATCCCTGATCTTCAGACAAAAAGCACCTACAAGATTGCACTGTGTTATTATTGTGCACTTGCTTCACATACATATTGTAAACCAGACTGAGACCAGAGCAGGGAACAGCAGAAGAGATAATTTAACTTGATCACTCGCATTGCAGAGGTCAGTATTACAACAGTGGGTAGAGACAGAGACACCATCAACAGTTTGTTCGATATTACAAGCAACAATGTGACTACATCCAGATTCGTGAAACGTCATACCACCTGGAAAAACAGAATTGACAGTTAAATAATTTCTGTGTTCATAGTTCATGACCCATTTTAGAGTGAttcagcgtggatacaggcccttcagcccaacttgcccataccagctgctctagtcccacctgcctgcgtttggtccacatcccccaAACCTGtcgaatccatgtacctgtctcactgtttcttaaatgttgcgatagtcccagactCGACTActtcctccgacagcttgttccatacacccaccatcctttgtgtgaatgcCACTGAGTTTTGCCATTTCTATGAGTAAATCAGCTCTTTATTCACAGAATCGTACAGTCATAAcatctttacgaggatgttgccaggactagagggtgtgaactacagggagaggttgagtaggctgggtctctattccatggagcgcaggaggatgaggggtgatcctatagaggtgtacaattcatgagaggaatagattgggtagctgCACAGAACCTCTTGCGCAGGGTAGATGAATTGagaacaggtttaaggtgaagggggaaaatatttaataggaatctgaggggtaaccttttcacacaaagggtggtgggggtatgtttccgtgctgtatctctaaactagaggtGCGCATCTCAAATTGGTTCTTACTTACCAGTCTTCCAAACCCCACGAAAGCATACTTCCGACGTCGGATTGCAACTAACAGGTTCATCCGCGCATTTTCCTGGTGGTTTACCGCAGGAGTAACACTGCAAAGAGTTACCTGTGCATTTGAGAACAAAACAGAGGAGGTTGTGTGAGAGACACCTGTAGATCGTTCTGCTGCTGCTCTGAAAACAAGCAACTCCTTTcaatgaacatagaacaatactgacacaaaatgctggagtaacagcgggtcaggaagcctctctggagaagaggTACAGGTAATGTTTAGGTCGAAACCCTCGCCCACCCAAGTGGTTGTACGGCTTGAAAGTCATctagttgagtctcattgtctgtaactcgttctctcccagctcacagctaacaatggcccgtttcctctatcacctttacttttttgcaaatctttcattcatctatCGTCAATCTATTTACTACTAataactctcatcttgtctgtttGGATGTCTGCGTGTGAGTGAGACCCTGAACTCACACCAAAATTATTAACAATAACGCAACAATTTtggaccatcttactcagaattgttttgtggtgtgtttttttttatcaaatttctatcagattgatgtaatattttacaagttattcacatttgtaacattacaaaatccagtttgacaaAGAATCAGCTGTGGCAGTGACagtgatctcatttacataacctGCCCCTgagcagtgttccagcagctcccaCCTCAAGGAGGGTAGGGAGAGAGTGAGATCATTTAAAATTCGGTTTTAATCAAATTCCTGGGGGGAGGATTCATTTAAAAACAACATCATGGCTTTGATTGTGGATGTGGTGGAATTGGGGAGAGGTTTCACTTACAAAATAAATCGACATTTTCATTGCGGGGAGGTGGGATGGGTGGGAGTTGAGTGCCGGTGCAACAATCCGTTGATTGGCTCCAGGGAGCTGCAATGCCAA
Proteins encoded:
- the LOC129716517 gene encoding CD59 glycoprotein-like: MNCLVVLVAGLILSASPGNSLQCYSCGKPPGKCADEPVSCNPTSEVCFRGVWKTGGMTFHESGCSHIVACNIEQTVDGVSVSTHCCNTDLCNASDQVKLSLLLFPALVSVWFTICM